A part of Anabas testudineus chromosome 7, fAnaTes1.2, whole genome shotgun sequence genomic DNA contains:
- the LOC113167209 gene encoding F-box only protein 44-like, whose amino-acid sequence MGGTSSSSSKKVEKETETAASETETAASRWFSVPLEILEELFLNLPPEEVVCTCRLVCRQWKEVADSEYLWRERCRRERYHLRDVSRTPKDWRLFYFLCKKRRNLLKNPRAEDQFQDWQILERGGNGWKVEDVRVPHPDERVQKSFVTSYFFCTKSQLIDLEREGYNPAFMDHFQPDIKISDWYAQRWDCACQYKICVELLIQNKKPVHTFAPKTIFLKPWSDEKWYQMSHVFQNYGPGVRYIRFTHGGEDTMYRIGWHGVRLTDSCVEICPSVETY is encoded by the exons ATGGGGGGAACTTCCAGCTCCTCAAGCAAGAAagtggagaaagagacagagacagcggcgtctgagacagagacagcagcatcAAGG TGGTTCTCTGTTCCTCTGGAGATCCTGGAGGAGCTCTTCCTGAATCTTCCTCCTGAGGAGGTAGTCTGTACCTGTCGGCTGGTGTGTCGTCAGTGGAAAGAAGTGGCTGACAGTGAGTATTTGTGGAGGGAAAGGTGCAGAAGAGAAAGATATCACCTGCGGGATGTTTCCAGAACACCCAAAGACTGgaggttgttttatttcttgtgcAAGAAGAGAAGAAACCTTCTGAAGAATCCAAGAGCAGAAG ATCAATTTCAGGATTGGCAGATATTGGAAAGAGGTGGTAACGGATGGAAAGTAGAAGATGTTAGGGTACCACATCCAGATGAGAGAGTCCAGAAGAGCTTTGTCACCTCATATTT TTTTTGCACAAAGTCACAGCTCATAGATTTGGAGAGAGAAGGTTACAATCCAGCATTTATGGATCACTTCCAGCCAGACATCAAAATATCTGACTG GTATGCACAACGGTGGGACTGTGCCTGTCAGTATAAGATCTGTGTAGAGTTGCTGATTCAAAATAAGAAGCCCGTCCACACCTTTGCTCCTAAAACGATTTTTTTAAAGCCGTGGAGCGATGAGAAATGGTATCAG atgagCCATGTTTTCCAGAATTATGGACCAGGAGTGAGATACATCCGATTTACTCATGGAGGAGAAGACACAATGTACCGGATAGGATGGCACGGGGTTCGCctcactgacagctgtgttgaGATCTGTCCATCAGTAGAAACATACTGA
- the LOC113166965 gene encoding F-box only protein 6-like isoform X2, whose product MKRKKAMGGTSSSSSRTAASETETAATETETAATETETAATETETAASRLFSVPLEILEELFLNLPPKEVVCTCRLVCRQWKEVADSEYLWRERCRRESYHLRDVSRTPKDWRLFYFLCKKRRNLLKNPRAEDGFKGWIKLHDGGHHWKVENGIKPHPDVTVKKNFVTSFELCMKSQLINLKREGYNPEFMDHFQPDIKISDWYAPRWDCGSQYEIRVELLNQKKKPVHTFAPETVYFEQWNDQKWNQNYGPGVRYIRFTHGGKDTQFWAGWYGIRVTDSCVEICPSVET is encoded by the exons atgaaaaggaaaaaagctaTGGGGGGAACTTCCAGCTCCTCAAGCAGGACAGCGGCgtctgagacagagacagcggcgactgagacagagacagcggcgactgagacagagacagcggcgactgagacagagacagcggCATCAAGG TTGTTCTCTGTTCCTCTGGAGATCCTGGAGGAGCTCTTCCTGAATCTTCCTCCTAAGGAGGTAGTCTGTACCTGTCGGCTGGTGTGTCGTCAGTGGAAAGAAGTGGCTGACAGTGAGTATTTGTGGAGGGAAAGGTGCAGAAGAGAAAGCTATCACCTGCGGGATGTTTCCAGAACACCCAAAGACTGGAGGTTGTTTTACTTCTTGTGCAAGAAGAGAAGAAACCTTCTGAAGAATCCAAGAGCAGAAG ATGGATTTAAGGGTTGGATTAAACTGCATGATGGCGGTCATCATTGGAAAGTAGAAAATGGCATTAAACCACACCCAGATGTGACAGTCAAGAAAAACTTTGTCACTTCATTTGA aTTGTGCATGAAGTCTCAGCTCATTAATTTGAAGAGAGAAGGTTACAACCCAGAATTTATGGATCACTTCCAGCCGGACATCAAAATATCTGACTG GTATGCACCACGGTGGGACTGTGGCAGTCAATATGAGATCCGTGTAGAGTTGCTGAATCAAAAAAAGAAGCCTGTCCACACCTTTGCTCCTGAAACAGTTTACTTTGAGCAGTGGAACGATCAGAAATGGAATCAG AATTATGGACCAGGAGTGAGATACATCCGATTTACTCATGGAGGaaaagacacacagttctgGGCAGGATGGTATGGGATTCGTGtcactgacagctgtgttgaGATCTGTCCATCAGTGGAAACATAA
- the LOC113166965 gene encoding F-box only protein 6-like isoform X1, whose product MKRKKAMGGTSSSSSRTAASETETAATETETAATETETAATETETAASRLFSVPLEILEELFLNLPPKEVVCTCRLVCRQWKEVADSEYLWRERCRRESYHLRDVSRTPKDWRLFYFLCKKRRNLLKNPRAEDGFKGWIKLHDGGHHWKVENGIKPHPDVTVKKNFVTSFELCMKSQLINLKREGYNPEFMDHFQPDIKISDWYAPRWDCGSQYEIRVELLNQKKKPVHTFAPETVYFEQWNDQKWNQMTHVFQNYGPGVRYIRFTHGGKDTQFWAGWYGIRVTDSCVEICPSVET is encoded by the exons atgaaaaggaaaaaagctaTGGGGGGAACTTCCAGCTCCTCAAGCAGGACAGCGGCgtctgagacagagacagcggcgactgagacagagacagcggcgactgagacagagacagcggcgactgagacagagacagcggCATCAAGG TTGTTCTCTGTTCCTCTGGAGATCCTGGAGGAGCTCTTCCTGAATCTTCCTCCTAAGGAGGTAGTCTGTACCTGTCGGCTGGTGTGTCGTCAGTGGAAAGAAGTGGCTGACAGTGAGTATTTGTGGAGGGAAAGGTGCAGAAGAGAAAGCTATCACCTGCGGGATGTTTCCAGAACACCCAAAGACTGGAGGTTGTTTTACTTCTTGTGCAAGAAGAGAAGAAACCTTCTGAAGAATCCAAGAGCAGAAG ATGGATTTAAGGGTTGGATTAAACTGCATGATGGCGGTCATCATTGGAAAGTAGAAAATGGCATTAAACCACACCCAGATGTGACAGTCAAGAAAAACTTTGTCACTTCATTTGA aTTGTGCATGAAGTCTCAGCTCATTAATTTGAAGAGAGAAGGTTACAACCCAGAATTTATGGATCACTTCCAGCCGGACATCAAAATATCTGACTG GTATGCACCACGGTGGGACTGTGGCAGTCAATATGAGATCCGTGTAGAGTTGCTGAATCAAAAAAAGAAGCCTGTCCACACCTTTGCTCCTGAAACAGTTTACTTTGAGCAGTGGAACGATCAGAAATGGAATCAG aTGACCCATGTTTTCCAGAATTATGGACCAGGAGTGAGATACATCCGATTTACTCATGGAGGaaaagacacacagttctgGGCAGGATGGTATGGGATTCGTGtcactgacagctgtgttgaGATCTGTCCATCAGTGGAAACATAA
- the LOC113166965 gene encoding F-box only protein 6-like isoform X3 yields MKRKKAMGGTSSSSSRTAASETETAASETETAASRLFSVPLEILEELFLNLPPKEVVCTCRLVCRQWKEVADSEYLWRERCRRESYHLRDVSRTPKDWRLFYFLCKKRRNLLKNPRAEDGFKGWIKLHDGGHHWKVENGIKPHPDVTVKKNFVTSFELCMKSQLINLKREGYNPEFMDHFQPDIKISDWYAPRWDCGSQYEIRVELLNQKKKPVHTFAPETVYFEQWNDQKWNQMTHVFQNYGPGVRYIRFTHGGKDTQFWAGWYGIRVTDSCVEICPSVET; encoded by the exons atgaaaaggaaaaaagctaTGGGGGGAACTTCCAGCTCCTCAAGCAGGACAGCGGCgtctgagacagagacagcggcgtctgagacagagacagcagcatcAAGG TTGTTCTCTGTTCCTCTGGAGATCCTGGAGGAGCTCTTCCTGAATCTTCCTCCTAAGGAGGTAGTCTGTACCTGTCGGCTGGTGTGTCGTCAGTGGAAAGAAGTGGCTGACAGTGAGTATTTGTGGAGGGAAAGGTGCAGAAGAGAAAGCTATCACCTGCGGGATGTTTCCAGAACACCCAAAGACTGGAGGTTGTTTTACTTCTTGTGCAAGAAGAGAAGAAACCTTCTGAAGAATCCAAGAGCAGAAG ATGGATTTAAGGGTTGGATTAAACTGCATGATGGCGGTCATCATTGGAAAGTAGAAAATGGCATTAAACCACACCCAGATGTGACAGTCAAGAAAAACTTTGTCACTTCATTTGA aTTGTGCATGAAGTCTCAGCTCATTAATTTGAAGAGAGAAGGTTACAACCCAGAATTTATGGATCACTTCCAGCCGGACATCAAAATATCTGACTG GTATGCACCACGGTGGGACTGTGGCAGTCAATATGAGATCCGTGTAGAGTTGCTGAATCAAAAAAAGAAGCCTGTCCACACCTTTGCTCCTGAAACAGTTTACTTTGAGCAGTGGAACGATCAGAAATGGAATCAG aTGACCCATGTTTTCCAGAATTATGGACCAGGAGTGAGATACATCCGATTTACTCATGGAGGaaaagacacacagttctgGGCAGGATGGTATGGGATTCGTGtcactgacagctgtgttgaGATCTGTCCATCAGTGGAAACATAA
- the LOC113166965 gene encoding F-box only protein 6-like isoform X5 translates to MTSSATVQSGLFSVPLEILEELFLNLPPKEVVCTCRLVCRQWKEVADSEYLWRERCRRESYHLRDVSRTPKDWRLFYFLCKKRRNLLKNPRAEDGFKGWIKLHDGGHHWKVENGIKPHPDVTVKKNFVTSFELCMKSQLINLKREGYNPEFMDHFQPDIKISDWYAPRWDCGSQYEIRVELLNQKKKPVHTFAPETVYFEQWNDQKWNQMTHVFQNYGPGVRYIRFTHGGKDTQFWAGWYGIRVTDSCVEICPSVET, encoded by the exons TTGTTCTCTGTTCCTCTGGAGATCCTGGAGGAGCTCTTCCTGAATCTTCCTCCTAAGGAGGTAGTCTGTACCTGTCGGCTGGTGTGTCGTCAGTGGAAAGAAGTGGCTGACAGTGAGTATTTGTGGAGGGAAAGGTGCAGAAGAGAAAGCTATCACCTGCGGGATGTTTCCAGAACACCCAAAGACTGGAGGTTGTTTTACTTCTTGTGCAAGAAGAGAAGAAACCTTCTGAAGAATCCAAGAGCAGAAG ATGGATTTAAGGGTTGGATTAAACTGCATGATGGCGGTCATCATTGGAAAGTAGAAAATGGCATTAAACCACACCCAGATGTGACAGTCAAGAAAAACTTTGTCACTTCATTTGA aTTGTGCATGAAGTCTCAGCTCATTAATTTGAAGAGAGAAGGTTACAACCCAGAATTTATGGATCACTTCCAGCCGGACATCAAAATATCTGACTG GTATGCACCACGGTGGGACTGTGGCAGTCAATATGAGATCCGTGTAGAGTTGCTGAATCAAAAAAAGAAGCCTGTCCACACCTTTGCTCCTGAAACAGTTTACTTTGAGCAGTGGAACGATCAGAAATGGAATCAG aTGACCCATGTTTTCCAGAATTATGGACCAGGAGTGAGATACATCCGATTTACTCATGGAGGaaaagacacacagttctgGGCAGGATGGTATGGGATTCGTGtcactgacagctgtgttgaGATCTGTCCATCAGTGGAAACATAA
- the LOC113166965 gene encoding F-box only protein 44-like isoform X4, with protein sequence MKRKKAMGGTSSSSSRTAASETETAASETETAASRLFSVPMEILEKLFLNLPPEEVVCTCRLVCRQWKEMADSEYLWTERCRRESYHLRDVSRTPKDWRLFYFLCKKRRNLLKNPREEDQLLGWKILEKVYDKSSNSYYFCKKSQLIDLEREGYNPEFMDHFQPDIKISDWYAPRWDCPSQYEICVELLNQKKKPIHTFAPETIVFGPWNIGIWHQMTHVFQNYGPGVRYIRFTHGRDKSKYWGGWYGLRITDSCVEICPSVETQ encoded by the exons atgaaaaggaaaaaagctaTGGGGGGAACTTCCAGCTCCTCAAGCAGGACAGCGGCgtctgagacagagacagcggcgtctgagacagagacagcagcatcAAGG TTGTTCTCTGTTCCTATGGAGATCCTGGAGAAGCTCTTCCTGAATCTTCCTCCTGAGGAGGTAGTCTGTACCTGTCGGCTGGTGTGTCGTCAGTGGAAAGAAATGGCTGACAGTGAGTATTTGTGGACTGAAAGGTGCAGAAGAGAAAGCTATCACCTGCGGGATGTTTCCAGAACACCCAAAGACTGGAGGTTGTTTTACTTCTTGTGCAAGAAGAGAAGAAACCTTCTGAAGAATCCAAGAGAAGAAG ATCAACTTCTGGGTTGGAAGATATTGGAAAAAGTTTATGATAAATCCTCAAACTCATATTA tttttgCAAGAAGTCACAGCTCATAGATTTGGAGAGAGAAGGTTACAACCCAGAATTTATGGATCACTTCCAGCCAGACATCAAAATATCTGACTG GTATGCACCACGGTGGGACTGTCCCAGTCAGTATGAGATCTGTGTAGAGTTGCTGAATCAAAAAAAGAAGCCCATCCACACCTTTGCTCCTGAAACGATTGTCTTTGGGCCGTGGAACATTGGGATATGGCATCAG atgacCCATGTTTTCCAGAATTATGGACCAGGAGTGAGATACATCCGATTTACTCATGGGAGAGACAAGTCAAAGTACTGGGGAGGATGGTACGGGCTTCGAatcactgacagctgtgttgaGATCTGTCCATCAGTAGAAACACAATAA
- the LOC113166986 gene encoding F-box only protein 44-like: MCRKSQLIDLEREGYNPEFMDHFQPDIKISDWYEAQWENCSKYGIYVELLNQNKEPVHTFAPKAVFVWLGNSAKWNQMSHVFQNYGPGVRYIRFTHGGEDTAYWGDVYGVRLTDSCVEICPSVETQ; encoded by the exons ATGTGCAGGAAGTCACAGCTCATAGATTTGGAGAGAGAAGGTTACAACCCAGAATTTATGGATCACTTCCAGCCAGACATCAAAATATCTGACTG GTATGAAGCACAGTGGGAAAATTGCAGTAAGTATGGGATCTATGTAGAGTTGCTGAATCAAAATAAGGAGCCCGTCCACACCTTTGCTCCTAAAGCGGTTTTCGTTTGGCTGGGCAACAGTGCGAAATGGAATCAG atgagCCATGTTTTCCAGAATTATGGACCAGGAGTGAGATACATCCGATTTACTCATGGAGGAGAAGACACAGCGTACTGGGGAGATGTCTATGGGGTTCGCctcactgacagctgtgttgaGATCTGTCCATCAGTAGAAACACAATAA